In Pleurocapsa sp. PCC 7319, the following are encoded in one genomic region:
- a CDS encoding class I SAM-dependent methyltransferase: MTNNFYQQKENIFNLWAPYYDCLLTTVFYQAIHQRLLEYVKLQKNASVLDLGCGTGRLMSRLAAEFPTMRAIGLDLSPKMLNEARGRNQYRKRLIFVSGRAESLSFADEQFDAVFCTISFLHYPHPQPVFQEVSRVLAPGGRFYLVDAYRGEHNFSSFVPWIGEMRLYNRQQREQLGAEAGLLAIAHHYLLPGILLTIFSTPIE; this comes from the coding sequence ATGACTAACAATTTTTACCAACAAAAAGAAAATATTTTTAATCTTTGGGCTCCTTACTATGACTGCTTGCTTACCACTGTCTTTTATCAAGCGATTCATCAACGACTACTAGAGTATGTCAAGTTACAGAAAAATGCTTCTGTTCTTGACTTAGGATGCGGTACTGGTCGCCTAATGAGTCGTCTTGCGGCTGAGTTCCCCACTATGAGGGCAATAGGTTTAGACCTTTCTCCTAAGATGCTCAATGAGGCAAGAGGGCGAAATCAATACCGCAAAAGATTAATTTTTGTTAGCGGTAGGGCAGAATCTCTCTCCTTTGCAGATGAACAGTTTGATGCTGTTTTCTGTACCATAAGCTTTCTTCATTATCCTCATCCACAGCCAGTTTTTCAGGAAGTCAGTCGTGTTCTCGCTCCCGGAGGACGCTTTTACCTCGTTGATGCCTATAGAGGAGAGCATAATTTTTCCAGTTTTGTCCCCTGGATTGGTGAAATGAGATTGTATAATCGGCAGCAACGAGAGCAATTGGGAGCAGAAGCTGGTTTATTGGCGATCGCTCATCATTACCTTCTGCCTGGGATTTTGCTAACTATTTTTTCGACTCCCATAGAGTAA
- a CDS encoding glycosyltransferase, whose protein sequence is MHITILTIGSRGDIQPFIALGIGLKQAGHQVRLATHYNFKSLIDSYGLDFFPIAGDAQANLLSESGQKLLDSGGNTFTFMLRYAQMLEPMAKRALIDSWNACQGTDAIIAHGAAFWGYNIAEKLEVPFYLAGLQPFSPNPDFPHPMIPPTLHLGGLVNRLTYILMWRLFGQLFRKPINKWRRNTLNLPTGQQNLFEGNRWQRIPILYGYSPNVIAKPANWTEQLQVTGYWFLDSPPDFSPPPELVNFLKAGKPPVYIGFGSMTGRNPELMTEIALSALAKTDQRGILLTGWGGISNADLPDSILKIDSIPHDWLFPQMAAIVHHGGAGTTAAALRAGVPSIVIPFIADQPFWGHRLAMLGVAPKPISRKKLTEKRLATAIKTAIEDKTMRQQAAILGQKISLEDGVAQAVEAFHQYIASELVPLSLTK, encoded by the coding sequence ATGCATATTACAATTCTAACCATTGGTTCCCGTGGCGATATTCAGCCTTTCATTGCCTTAGGAATAGGCTTAAAACAAGCGGGACATCAAGTCCGACTGGCGACTCATTATAACTTCAAGTCCTTAATTGACAGCTATGGACTGGACTTTTTTCCCATCGCAGGAGATGCTCAAGCCAATCTGTTGTCTGAGTCTGGTCAAAAATTGCTAGATTCTGGAGGAAATACCTTCACTTTTATGCTTCGCTACGCTCAGATGCTTGAGCCGATGGCTAAAAGGGCTTTGATTGACTCTTGGAATGCCTGTCAAGGAACCGATGCCATAATTGCCCATGGAGCAGCCTTTTGGGGATACAACATTGCCGAAAAATTAGAAGTGCCATTCTATCTAGCAGGACTGCAACCGTTTTCTCCCAATCCAGATTTTCCCCATCCCATGATTCCGCCTACTTTACACCTAGGAGGTCTAGTCAATCGATTGACCTACATATTAATGTGGCGACTATTCGGGCAGCTTTTTCGTAAACCCATTAATAAATGGCGCCGTAATACCCTTAATTTACCAACTGGGCAGCAGAATCTTTTTGAAGGCAATAGGTGGCAGCGAATTCCAATTCTATATGGTTATAGTCCCAACGTCATAGCTAAGCCCGCCAACTGGACTGAACAACTCCAGGTAACTGGGTACTGGTTCTTGGATAGTCCTCCCGACTTTTCACCCCCACCTGAGTTAGTAAATTTTCTGAAAGCGGGTAAGCCTCCAGTCTATATTGGTTTTGGCTCGATGACGGGTCGCAATCCTGAATTAATGACCGAAATTGCTTTATCAGCTTTGGCAAAAACCGATCAGCGAGGTATTTTACTTACGGGCTGGGGAGGAATTAGTAACGCCGATTTGCCGGATTCCATCCTTAAAATTGATTCTATTCCCCATGACTGGTTATTCCCCCAAATGGCTGCGATAGTTCACCACGGTGGTGCAGGAACTACCGCAGCAGCTTTGAGAGCTGGTGTACCGAGTATTGTCATCCCCTTTATTGCTGACCAGCCATTTTGGGGACATCGCTTAGCAATGTTAGGTGTTGCACCCAAGCCAATTTCCAGGAAAAAGTTAACAGAGAAACGGCTCGCAACGGCAATTAAAACAGCTATTGAAGATAAGACAATGCGCCAGCAAGCGGCTATACTCGGTCAAAAAATTTCTTTAGAAGATGGAGTAGCGCAGGCAGTGGAGGCATTTCATCAGTATATTGCTTCTGAATTAGTGCCGTTATCACTGACTAAATAA
- a CDS encoding cupin domain-containing protein — translation MISNTLKQTTTATFKFIKTAVILMLLLAGMLITSQSAWSLENASSMIADSSTLNWKPLKGIPDGAKVAVLAGNPAKSASEVVISLPAGYLFPHHSHTSPEILFWSKGEFTYIADDGTKQNLQPDTYLNLPSGTKHSVVCGQEPCLVYARYDKPFDLLLSSAPKNES, via the coding sequence ATGATTTCTAATACTTTAAAACAAACAACAACAGCAACATTTAAATTTATCAAAACTGCGGTTATTCTGATGCTGTTATTAGCAGGAATGTTAATAACTTCTCAATCAGCCTGGTCCCTAGAGAATGCCTCTAGTATGATTGCCGATTCATCAACTTTAAACTGGAAACCTCTAAAGGGAATCCCAGACGGTGCAAAAGTCGCTGTACTGGCTGGCAATCCAGCTAAGTCAGCTTCAGAGGTGGTCATTAGCTTACCTGCGGGATATTTGTTCCCTCATCACTCCCATACCAGTCCAGAGATTCTTTTTTGGAGCAAGGGTGAATTTACTTATATTGCTGACGATGGTACTAAACAGAATTTACAGCCTGATACATATCTCAATTTACCAAGTGGCACAAAACATTCTGTAGTCTGTGGTCAAGAGCCATGTCTAGTTTATGCTCGGTACGATAAACCATTCGACCTGCTGTTGAGTTCTGCACCGAAAAACGAATCATAA
- a CDS encoding MAPEG family protein, with the protein MITFASLNQQQKFVVWSSTTAVIFSTVFVLIAYFLIPVSLPLLNTQEQRLIWTLQFQIFPALMLLAGIVAVSLNRFINNFINPLAGGESTSMRVHQRYLSNTLEQTILFIVASLILSSFLDSYSIKLIPIVTILFVLGRIAFWWGYLQHPLNRSFGMAVTLYPTIVILSYDAFCLLYG; encoded by the coding sequence ATGATTACTTTTGCTAGTCTCAATCAGCAACAAAAATTTGTTGTCTGGAGTTCAACTACTGCTGTTATTTTCTCCACAGTATTTGTCTTAATTGCTTATTTTTTGATTCCTGTATCTTTACCACTATTAAATACACAGGAACAACGGCTAATTTGGACTCTCCAATTTCAGATATTTCCTGCCTTAATGCTATTAGCTGGAATTGTTGCAGTTAGCCTTAATCGATTTATTAATAACTTCATCAATCCTTTAGCTGGTGGAGAATCGACTTCAATGCGCGTTCACCAACGTTATCTGAGCAATACCCTAGAGCAAACTATCTTATTTATTGTTGCCAGTTTGATACTTTCTAGCTTCTTAGATAGCTACAGCATCAAGTTAATCCCTATTGTCACAATTTTATTTGTACTAGGCAGAATTGCTTTTTGGTGGGGTTATTTACAACACCCTCTGAACCGAAGTTTTGGCATGGCAGTCACCTTATATCCTACTATCGTCATTCTTTCTTACGATGCCTTTTGCCTTCTCTACGGATAA